In a single window of the Methanobacterium alcaliphilum genome:
- a CDS encoding DUF2357 domain-containing protein translates to MTYQLVSIDIENESGSKKLGKLEIRAESKSDIINPIFKDNGIFYKNVEKVKELDDETPIQFFIKEDIENISSMVLLEETYYKLNFLPKSSISKIKVLPSLVSQQNFVLEHSDDEYNPYRASLNFRSYAGKSFFDFEVNGIKSKKYPFEVRSKKIGYYKQYDAMIADLAEVASGMIFEQNAPLLQRFDFGHDKKETLYEEFMFLEYLFREENLPFVYEFIKQNPHSKLEKYSENVPTAFAHNIGPSELIDIVSKAENLSKAEQIPHSWPAEMKEHILDSINHDFFEDTLDTPENRLLKYFLESVDKLIYDLISRADEGNIKDKLQIFLKKIQNYLSDRWLMDIGPLKYIPMNSQIMQKKEGYREIFKYYIYFEFAFRLKWEDIEDTLEGYERKLSELYEYWCYIKLLNVLSELSNKTLKFEEVYKVNLNDWSISLKKGISNAQEFNWIYNDKPIKIRAVYGGRFSKKSRFNAFSIPLKPDYTLIIKYGHKERLLHFDAKYKFKKKILNYFKTLNSFDLENKDDEEIYREYKTEDICKMHTYKDAISNSLGAYVLYPGDLSEIFEEIENKCIPSVGAFPLTPGKSEDNEEKIEDFLNDALSQIKD, encoded by the coding sequence ATGACTTACCAATTGGTTTCTATAGATATTGAGAACGAATCTGGCTCTAAAAAACTGGGAAAGCTAGAAATCAGGGCTGAATCTAAGTCAGATATAATTAACCCTATTTTTAAGGATAATGGCATTTTCTATAAAAATGTGGAAAAAGTTAAAGAATTAGATGATGAAACTCCCATTCAATTTTTCATTAAAGAAGATATAGAAAATATTTCTTCCATGGTACTTTTGGAAGAAACATATTATAAATTGAATTTCCTACCTAAATCATCAATATCTAAAATTAAAGTTTTGCCTTCGTTAGTTAGTCAGCAAAATTTCGTTCTGGAACATTCGGATGATGAGTATAATCCATACAGAGCCAGTTTAAATTTTAGAAGTTATGCTGGCAAATCATTTTTTGATTTTGAAGTAAATGGAATAAAATCTAAAAAATATCCATTTGAGGTTCGTTCCAAAAAAATAGGTTATTATAAACAGTACGATGCCATGATTGCAGATCTAGCAGAAGTGGCATCCGGAATGATATTTGAACAGAATGCCCCTCTTCTGCAGCGTTTTGATTTTGGACATGACAAAAAAGAAACACTTTATGAAGAATTCATGTTCTTAGAATATCTTTTTAGAGAAGAAAATTTGCCATTTGTTTATGAATTCATCAAACAAAATCCCCATTCTAAATTAGAAAAATATTCTGAAAATGTCCCCACAGCATTTGCCCATAATATTGGGCCTTCGGAGTTAATAGATATAGTTTCTAAAGCTGAAAATTTATCTAAAGCTGAACAAATACCCCATAGCTGGCCTGCAGAAATGAAGGAGCATATACTTGATTCTATTAATCATGATTTCTTTGAAGATACTTTAGACACCCCTGAAAACAGGCTTTTGAAGTATTTTTTAGAATCAGTAGATAAATTAATATATGATCTGATTTCTAGAGCAGATGAGGGTAATATCAAAGATAAACTCCAAATATTCCTGAAAAAAATCCAAAATTATCTTTCTGATCGATGGTTAATGGATATTGGTCCTTTAAAATATATTCCTATGAATTCCCAGATAATGCAAAAAAAAGAAGGTTACAGGGAGATCTTCAAATATTATATTTATTTTGAATTTGCTTTTAGACTGAAATGGGAAGATATTGAAGATACTTTAGAAGGATATGAGAGAAAATTAAGTGAATTATATGAATACTGGTGTTATATCAAGCTCTTAAATGTTTTAAGTGAGTTAAGTAATAAAACATTGAAGTTTGAAGAAGTTTATAAAGTTAATTTGAATGACTGGTCCATTAGTCTTAAGAAAGGAATATCAAATGCTCAAGAATTTAATTGGATTTATAATGATAAACCAATTAAAATTAGAGCAGTTTATGGTGGACGTTTTTCTAAAAAATCACGTTTTAATGCATTTTCTATACCACTAAAACCAGATTATACATTAATTATCAAATATGGCCATAAAGAACGTCTTCTTCATTTTGATGCTAAATATAAATTTAAAAAGAAAATTTTAAATTACTTCAAGACACTTAATTCTTTTGATCTAGAAAATAAAGATGATGAAGAGATATATCGTGAATATAAAACGGAAGATATTTGTAAAATGCACACCTATAAAGATGCGATTTCTAATAGTTTAGGGGCTTATGTTCTTTATCCCGGAGATTTATCAGAAATATTTGAGGAAATTGAAAATAAATGTATTCCTTCAGTAGGGGCTTTCCCACTCACACCTGGAAAATCGGAAGATAATGAAGAAAAAATTGAAGATTTCTTGAATGATGCATTATCTCAAATTAAAGATTAA
- a CDS encoding DUF5591 domain-containing protein, with product MGYPKFKETDYIGLNGTTEQQLMHPHFEKWQKWFINDYLPPENKLAVFIPCAAIKPYINSPIHRLFNEVLDVYKNDIHRLVISNAGIIPYEFSDKYPFNAYDWNPLAESDDIQIRYYETTRARIHKYLKKHEYKGYLSYLRTKSLSFNALKDACSDLDLNIVYENLNETINPNKDSDLVLTYPENLKMLKKALEEIL from the coding sequence ATGGGATATCCTAAATTCAAAGAAACAGATTACATCGGACTTAATGGTACTACAGAACAACAGCTTATGCACCCACATTTTGAAAAATGGCAAAAATGGTTTATAAATGATTATTTACCTCCAGAAAATAAATTAGCAGTTTTCATACCTTGTGCTGCCATTAAACCTTATATTAATTCTCCGATTCATAGATTATTTAATGAAGTTTTGGATGTTTATAAAAATGATATTCATCGATTAGTTATATCAAATGCAGGGATTATACCTTATGAATTTTCTGATAAGTACCCATTTAATGCCTATGATTGGAATCCACTAGCAGAATCTGATGATATACAGATTAGATATTATGAAACTACCCGAGCCAGGATACACAAATACCTTAAAAAACATGAATATAAAGGTTATTTATCTTACCTTAGAACCAAATCATTATCTTTTAATGCTTTAAAAGACGCTTGTTCCGATTTAGATTTGAATATAGTTTATGAAAATTTAAATGAAACAATTAACCCAAATAAAGATTCTGATTTGGTTTTAACTTATCCAGAAAATTTAAAGATGTTAAAAAAGGCGCTAGAGGAAATTTTATGA